The Belonocnema kinseyi isolate 2016_QV_RU_SX_M_011 chromosome 2, B_treatae_v1, whole genome shotgun sequence nucleotide sequence ggCGACTTTATTGCCTTTCGAAGACAAATCTACTTTTTTAAGATCACCCAATTAGTATTCCGATACTATCCATCGTTAGTGTATTTTTTGGGAGAttcgacaaaaaattttacagttccTATTTAAGTTTGAGGCACAAAATTTGTTTGACTTttagcaaattgaaaaaatgtataggcTCATTTCCCAACCGACTTATTATGTTTCAAAGTGACATTGATTATGAAACCGGTTGCGCTGGTCATGCACATGATTTGCGAAGGTAATTTAGATGAAAAGAGAGCTTTTGTTTCATTCTTCAAAAGTAAACTTACACAATTTTAGACATAAAGTACCCAGCGAATGGTACGTAATCTCAAggttagataaaaaaattgtttaccaaatgttatatatttatttgtacCTCACATTTATGATTTCTTTTGAGAAAAACTACAGTTAAATCATATGAACAAAACGATTTCTAAGattataataattactttttaatgctATCGgcttttaaaaatagttgttCTACATTCTCGATAGAGCTGTCGCCTTAAAAAGTCAAGAGTAATTTTTAATCGTCTACCCAGTTGGTGATCCGATGCTATCCATTTAGTATAATGTTGTGATTTCCACAACATTATATTTGAATAGCGCGTTGaaaatcgcgcttcgcgctcaaaaatatatttatctcgcacttcgcgctagGTCTTTGTACTTCTCCCACATTTATGAACGGACCTTTAAAAATTAGAGGTCAAACcatcaacaactgtaatttgatgattgtgaatacTCTTTTATTGAAAGCACAATCCAATACaattagtctttcaaaagttatccggtatgGAGACGACAATAacggcagacagacagacaaatacCATCATAAGACCTGTTTTTTTAATGCATGTGATCCCAAAACGTGGTTATTTACATAAATCCGCGATAATTagtttgcaaataaaacaaataatttctcattttgaTAAAGCGAGTTTCAACTTTCGGTGACGTGAAATAATATGTTTTGACAAGTTCTTCTCTGGATTTCTTGCTCCAATGcgctagaaaattataaatttaaagtaacattcaaaaattttcgacgaTTGTATTCCTTGTCCTATAAAAGATACAGGTATATTTATTTACACATACATCACATTACATTACTTAATAGCGTCAAAGAAATATGTTAAAGTAGAATTAGAATGATGTTTACTTTACCTTAGTTATGATTCagatcattttttattgatcCCCGGTTAGTGTTTCGATAATATCAGTcattagtgaatttttaaaaagattcagctTAAAACAACTACAGTTTCTATATATTTGCAAAAAGCATTTATAAGAGGATTCAAATAAACAGTAACCTACCATCAGAATTTAAGCGTTAATCGCCTAATGAAACAAGACGCAAACATGCTTGGACATTTTGAGTCATAAATCAAGTACGCaccaaaattttctgaatttcgagtaaaaaattggagaaattcttgaatttttggcaaatttatgagtatttgaaaaaatgtatgactTCATTTTCCACCGAGTGATCTTGCTTCGAAGTCAGCAATGAATATGGAATCGCCCACCAACAAACCGTATAAAATCGTAGAGAACCGTACCCAACGAATGACATTTAATATCAAggttaaatagaaaaattctaaCGAATGtcataaatgtatttatttggggCATAAGTAAAATCTTTCTACAAAGATTTGTGATTTCAAACCGCTCAGTGCATCACATATATGATACCTTTCAGACTAAATAcagtcgaaaatataaatttctaaatgacGGTTCAATATATTTAAGTTCAAGTAAAACTAAAGTTTAATATTATCACTATTCTTCGGTAGTAGTATACGACCTAGTATACgtatgtttttttacaaaataaataataaaaatatcaactcaacaaagttaaaataaaaataaagagaatccAACACTTGAAGTATTCGAAAATCAGAATCttccaaaattcattaaataataataataataataataataataataataatagctatttaatttaataaaaaaaaagttttgaaaaagagtGTTATGTACAAATTTCCATATGTTTGAAGTTTCGTGTACTGAGTTACTTCTGATGAACTCTTATAATATGTTTTGACAAGTGATTTTTCCATTTAGTTGTATAGCCACAAAAATCGCAAATACAATGTGGTCCCATTTCAGTGTGTTCGAAGCGTTTATGTTCATATAAACTTGATCGACTAAAGTAACTTCGAGAACATTTGTCGCAATTATGTCTCATTTGATTCGTCTGTAAGTTTGTTTTAAGATGCACGACACCCACGTGGGAACTCATGCTACTTTTCTGTTTAAAGCTTTTGCCGCAGAATTGACAAGTGAACTGTGGCTTGACGCCGCATTCGAATTTTTGGTGACGGTTCAaatgagatttatttttataGCTTCGAGCGCACTTTTCGCATTTGTGCTTCTTGTCTGGTTTTAAATCCAGAATTCGGCGCTTCTTTGGGGCCTGCAGTTTCCTGTTGACAGTCAACACATCGTCTTCAACTATTTGTACTGTACAAAATTCTAACTCATATTTTTCATGACGTTTTTTTCCTGTTGCTTCTTTCGACTCTTGGTCTGAAAatataataagatttaatttgcaattttttatttcatagtttcGATTAAGATATTTTTACTATAAATCTAGACATACCTTGGCCGATTTCTTCCTTGATTTCCACTGTTTCGTCATTTTCGTATTTAATTAGGGAATTTAAATCCTTGAcatcagaattattttcaaatgatatGCCAGTAGTTCTAAAATAATATGGCCCGCCATCTCGTCTTTGTGCTGATTTCTTCGACTCACACATGAAGTTCTGTTGATctagaaaatgaaaaagataaattaaaaaaaataattttccacgctTTTATTCCTTATCTTGTAGCGAATACAGATATATTTAACAACACATACAACACCGAATTATATTTCCTAATAGcgtcaaacaaatgttttataaatttcatacttTCGTGTTCTTCTCTGCCGACGGACAGTATGAGACCACTCAGTAGATACCTATTAGAAATCAGCATAGACTTTGAAAGGTTTATAGCACCGtccagaatataaaaatttaagaaatttaaattagaataaaatcgaatttaaaatcctatttaatgtccaataatcacgttaatacagtctgtcaagttaaagcgtgggtggctttactcgcagtcggtaaggtgtatcgacatgattttggtgtcaaaatattaagaagagctccctctNNNNNNNNNNNNNNNNNNNNNNNNNNNNNNNNNNNNNNNNNNNNNNNNNNNNNNNNNNNNNNNNNNNNNNNNNNNNNNNNNNNNNNNNNNNNNNNNNNNNgggagctcttcttaatattttgacaccaaaatcatgtcgatacaccttaccgactgcgagtaaagccacccacgctttaacttgacagactgtatatagaATTGCAGAAAACAAAACTAACAATACAATTAGTGAATTCGGACCATcaccataaaatattcctattgtaatttgaaacaagatcccctttaaaaaaagtttttgctcaaaaagaaaaataatcttgggatcaaaataaaaaagtggatcGAAAAATCAGAaagcaaccaaccaaattcccttccttctcttttttcatttctttcctcttcttctttaattatcaaattacaataaaaaaaacttttgtaaataatattcacaaCGTTTgggtactcatacagcacccttatcaagggaagacaaatttgagcaggtaggaacCGCAACGAAAAACGGCAACGttttttcgttgctgttcctacctgctcaaatGTTTCTTACCTTCATAAGGATGCTTTATCAGTAGAGCaacgttggtgaatattatttacaatagttttttttattataatttgacaataattaaaagatacgtaagaaatgaaaaaaagagaaggaagggaattcgGTTGGTTGTAATCTTGGGTTTGTGTCCTGAATATAGATAAACATATTGTTTAAAAACCCATGTAAAGTAATAAATCAGTCTTAGTTGAAGTGATTTGCCCGTGAGAAAgaccaaaatattaatgttgaattttttatcaaggcTAGTTTTTGGTAGATTACCCACTTAGTGGTGCGACACTGTCCGTCGGtagtatatttgatttttttaaaactttttaacgaGTTAAAATCATGTATAGCTTCATTTCACACCCAGCTATCGAATTTTGAACGCAGCCAGTGGTGATGATTTAATCtaaaggttcaataaaaaaaagttctaacgattgtcagaaataatttatttgtggcattattaaaatctttttacagaaaattttgttttcgaaaagaACTCTGTAGATCACACTAATGGTTCCTTTCAGGCtgaatattattgaaaacatCAATTTCGAAATGGCTGTGAATATATATATTGGAGTTCCAGTGAAACCACAGTTAAATATTCGGACAAGAAACGATTTCTTAGATGAAATAATTGCTCAATAGTTTCGGCCCATAGCTATTTACAGTAGGGGagtgaaaatgagtttttttaaattgaatacgcttttggattttttcgaagtataaatcaaataataaaggTTGATCACGAGAAAAACTCAATCGAAAGTGTTGCCCAAAATAGATTTAAGTTACAAActacaaaaaaagcaaaaaaatttcttagtttttgaatgaattttattattcgttgtaACATATATATTATCAGtggtcttttaaaattattgttatctaTATTTTTAATGGAGTTATCACACCACGAAGTCAAGGACTATTTTTGATAGGGCACCCGGTTAGTGATCCGACACTATCCTTCGGTACCGTATGACCTCTGATacatagatttttttctaaaattataacttatagaTATATATCGTTCATATTTatcgttaagaaaaataaaaacaatccaCCATTTTACTAAAGTAATTCGTAAATCTTTTGATAATGTTTTAATATTCGCTTTTCATACAGAGAAACCTTGGgtatagaattattttatttaataaaaaaagctttaaaaaaatattcttatgtagtaatgtcttaatttttcaagtttcgtGTACTGAATTACTGGTAATGAAATGAAAGAATATGTCTTGACAACTCGTATTTTCGCCTAGTTATATGACCACAATAATCACATATAAATTGTGGTTTTATTCCTAAGTGTTCTGTCCGTTTATGTCGAAGTAAATCTGAAGACCAAGAATAACTTCGAAAACATTCATCGCAATTATGCCTTGATTTCCTTTTAGGTAGGTTTTTTGGAAGATGTACAAAAGTCACGTGACGTCTCAAActacttattaaattaaattgtttgcaacACAATTTACAATTGAATTGTGGCATGACAtaacattgaaatctttgatgaaaagataaactttctttCCGTAAATAAGTTCGGGCACACTTTTCGCATTTGTACTTTTTTCCGGTTTTAAATCCTGAATTTTGCGCTTCTTTGGgttccgcagttacttgttaacAGCTAATATATCATCTTCTCTTATATGCACGGTACACAGTTTtaacttcaatattttattacGGGTTTGTTCTGTTACTTCTTTCGACTcttgatctgaaaattttaacaactataatttgcaattttttatttcattgtttgaGTTGATATATGTTTGCTTCAAATATATACTATACCTTGGCTGATTTCTTCCTTTATTTCCAGTGTTCCGTCATTTTCATATTTAATCAGGGAAGTAAAATTCTTGCCATTAGTATTATCCTCGGAAgatatttcagtaaataaaaaagaaagtggCCCACCATCTCGtctttctgttaattttttcaattcacatcTGAAGTTCTGTTGATCTAGAAAATGACAACGTGAAAGTTACATTTAGCAATTTTCCACGGCTGCATTTCTTATATTGTAGcatcaaaaagatgtatttaacAACACATAtgaaacaacattaattttcttaatggcgttgaagaaatatttgataaatttcattattttgtgtttTACACTACCGACGGATAGTACCAGACCACTAAGCGGATGAACTATTAAAATTAGCCTTGACTAATAAAGGTTGAGAGGATAGtccgaaaaacgaaaaaagtatcttgagacaaaaataaaaaacacgaaagaaaaatgagaaagcaaccaaTTAAATTCCTTtccttcttttttcattttttcgtcttttttattattatcaaattacaataaaaaacatttgtaaataatatccACCAACGTTTCTGTAATCATGCAATAATCTTTTCAAGGATAGAAAAATTTGAGTATGTAGAAACAGCAACGAAAGAACGTTACTattttcgttgctgttcctacctgctcaaatttgTCTTAGCTTGAAAAGGTTGCTGTCTGAGTACCGAAACattggtgaatattatttacaaaggttttttattttaatttgacaatgatacaaaaaatacgaaggaagtaaaaaaaagatacggaaggggatttggttggttactttctcatttttctcttctctttattctttttgtccaacattttttatcttgtttaggaattttttgtttgaaaatattttttcgaattacaataggaacattttaggGTGATTCCTTAGATTTGATCATTGTATTTTTGGTTCTGTGTCCAGAATatggataaaaatattgtttaaaaattcacgcaAAGCATTAAAAAGAGCCTTAGTTGAAGTAATTTGGCAGTGagaaacacaaaaaaattcatttaaaattttacaaaaatgatttaaaggattttgccATTTATTTGAGCAATTAGACTTGATTGCTTCCAAAGTTTATTAACATTCAAAGCCAATGCTCGTATTTGGTAGATCACCAAGCATTTAGTGGTCCAATACTATCCGTCGGTAGTGTAtatgatttttgtaatttttcatccagttaaaaaatgtgcaaattcaTTTTCCACTGAGCTATCGTTTTTCAAAGTTAGCAGCGGTGATGACTTAAACTGaaggttaaacaaaaaaaaagttctgactattgtcataaatatatttatttgtgacATGATTAATATCTTTTTACAGAGACTTTTGTTTTCGTAACGATCTCTGTACATCATACTCATGATTCCTTTCAggctgaattttgttgaaatataaatttctaaatggCAGTTAAATATATTTGAACGGTCCACAGTTGTTCATAGTGGGGGATGCAAAacaggtttaaaataaaaaagttcgaaaGCTCTTGGATTTTTTGCGAAATATAGGTCAAATAATGACGATTGACCAAGAGAAGAACTTAATCGGATGTGTTGCCTAAAAATTTTTAAGCTACAAACAGCAAAAAATCCaaacattattttagtttttgaatgGATTTAACTATTCGTAGTAACATAAAGATTTCCAAaggtcttttaaaaatatttttatctatatttttaatgGAACTGTGAGCTTACAAAGTTAAAGCTTATTTTTTATAAGTCACCCGATTATTGATCCAATACTATCCGTCGATGGTGTACGACTTctgatacatatattttttatacaataatataTTACTAATGTATATccttactatttaatgaaataatttcctCACAtgatgcaaaattcaaaataaaacaatccTAAATTTGACGAAGTAATTCGTAAATCTTCTGATCATGTTGTAATTTTCACAAAGAGAAAACCATTAGTATATAgccatttaatttaataaagaagCATTCAAAGAATAGTATTATGtgaaaatttcctcatttttaaagtttaggcTACTGAATTACTTCCAATGGAATGAAGCAATATgttttgacaattcattttttcgacTAGTTACATGACCATAATAATCGCAAACTAATTGTGGTCTCATTCCTAAGTGTTCTGAACGTTTATGTCAAAGTAAATCGGACAACcaagtataaaattgaaaacatttgtcGCAATTATGTTTCGATTGTGTTGTATCTCCTTTTTTCTGATGTAGAACACTCACGTGACGTTTCAAACTACTTGCTAATTTGAACTGTTTGTAACAGAAATGACAACTCAATCGTGGAATGAGGGCGCAATCGTATTTTATATGAcgatttacacaaatttaatttgtaattttttatttcattgtttgaatTGACATATGCTTACTTCAGATATAGACTATACCTTCGCTGATTCCTTCCCTTATTTCCAATTTTTCGGCATTTTCGTatttaactatgcaagttaaatTCTTGCCATCAGAATGATTATGAAATGATATGCCAGTAGTTTTAAAAGAATACGGCCCACAATCTCGTCTTTCTATTGATTTCTTCGACTCCCATCTAAAGTTCTGTTGATCTAGAAAATGGTAACGTGAATGTtacatttagtaattttccacgattttattccttatcttgtagaaaattcagatgTATTTAAGAACACATCCAAAACCGCATTACATTACTtaatttcattaaagaaaatgttttaaacattttcttctttCGTATTCTATACCACCGACGGATAGTATTAGACCACTAACCGGATAACCTATTCAAAAttagctttgactttgaaaggtTGATAGAACCCTCCAgaatatagataaaaatatattttttaaacccttGTAAAGCCTCAAATGAGCCTTAGTTAAAGTAAGTTCATATTGAggaagagaaaaatattaattttaaattttacagaaatgacatttcaaattttacatgtCATTTCAGCCATTAGACGTGACTGAATCCAAAGTGTATTAACATTCATAATCAAGGCAAGTTTTTCGCAGAACAGTCAGTTAGTGGTCCGACACTATCCATCGCTAGTAtacattatgaatttttttaaaactttgtaacgagttaaaaaatttatacctTGATTTAACCTcaaggtttaataaaaaaaagttcgaacgattatcgtaaatttatttatttgtgacatgattaaaatctttttacagAGATTTTTGTTTTCGAAACGATCACTGTACACCATACTCATGATTCGTTTCAGGctaagtattattgaaaattattattattattattattattattattattattacaccattaagccatttccctttcggggtaggcgtgactcactcggcaggggaaaggagtagtgtNNNNNNNNNNNNNNNNNNNNNNNNNNNNNNNNNNNNNNNNNNNNNNNNNNNNNNNNNNNNNNNNNNNNNNNNNNNNNNNNNNNNNNNNNNNNNNNNNNNNATCTTCCGTGATTAAGAAATTAAGTAAATCAGCTTGAATACCAAAATCATATTACTctacttttgaataattttccttCTTTATTGTGAGTTATTCATTTTGCGATAAtaagatttgaataaaaattcttttttgcatttATAATGCCTATAATTCCAGAAaggttttattgaataatatggAACTTGTAACTCTAAGAAAAGTCCTAAAtgatgaaatcaatatttttgattcagttgttgctacaaataaaaaaattcatttaaaaatcatttttctccttcagttcagtttttcatttttgaggCAGCACTTGGAATTATCTGCTCGAGTTCTTCTAGAGAGCAAACTTCACGATtggatttatgtttaaaaaaatctgaaatcgtCTTcacttttgcatttaaaaaacatttttttggagcCCTTAATGCACattgcatatttaattatttagtatgaCGTAAAAAATGCTTGATCAGGTCAAATTTGCGCTTGGTTTTGTGGTCACAATAATCGCAATTAAATTGTGGTTTGTATGCTGTATGCTTTAAACGTTTATGTCGGGTTAAATCTTTCGGCCAAGTATAACTTCCAGGACATTTGTCGCAATTATACTTCAACTCCGAAGTCTTTAACGTTTTCTTGAAATGCACGTTAACTACATGGATATTCATGGCATGCTTTAATTTAAATCGTTTGCCGCATAATTCACATATGAATTGTGGCATGACGTtgcattcgaattttttatgaCGATGCAAACTTTCTTTCCGTTTATAGGTTCGAGCACACGTTTCGCATTTGTACTCCTTTAACGGGGCTGGACTTGCTACCTGCACTTTATGACCCTTTCTTTGAGCAAtctcttcatctgaaaatttaacaaattgtaattaggaatttttcattgcataattttattgaagatattttaattGCAACAGTCGTACCTGGGTTTATTTCTTCTTCCTTGATTTCCAAAGTTTCATCATAGTCGTATTCGACTGAAGTCTTGGCACCCCAATTATTGTCAGAAGGAAATTCAGTAGTTGTACGAGAATATGGCCAACGAACTCGTCTTCTTGTTGATTTCTTGGACTCACTTCTGGTATTCTTTTGACCTAGAAAATTACGTCATATTTAGAATTAGTATTTTGCgactattgtaatttttatactaTGGCATAAACACATTTAATTAGGAACACATGCACAATAGCATATTACTTTACTTAATAGGGTCCGAAAAGTATAggtaatataaacaaaatttataggtattgttgttcatatatttattttcggaatatgcaaattattttttcaaagagtattttttaaaatcgatATCTTTATATCACATTTATTACTCTTTTCAAGCTCAATATCATCGCATATATAACATTATAAAGAGCGGATAAATATCTTTGAGTTCAATGGaagtatagttaaatattaatacaaaaaacgatttctaagaaaataattgcAGAATACTGGCGATTTCAGAACTGCGTGTTCTAAACGTCCGTGTAGATTCATGTGGCCAAATGTGACTTCGAAAACATTTGTCGCAATCATAATTTGATTTCGATGTATATTAGGGCAGtccttgtttttacaattttggattgTTCTTCGTCTCACCACCTTATTTTGTagcgtaaaatttcaaatgcaattaactttttatatttcatcAGAATCCTTTGGATCTGTACAATTATGACCGTTAgactatgttaaaaaaaatatatctatatgaaagaagtttttttttcaaaatgtataaatagCGTATccctaaatttgatcaaaaattacaatttccgcaattaaaaacaaaatctcgTCAAATTATTACAAGAtgcagatttatttattaaaaagcacgcaatgacaattaaaattcaaaattttgaaacaattaaaggTGGCAGcccaaattttttcttcaaacttattATTTCTCTTTGAATACTTATCAAGTGTCAATTACAAGGctacattattgtaaaaatacatatttcgtgATACCAGTAAATTGCAGCTTTACAAACTTCTCAATCAAGTGGTTTTGAGAATCactgaaatctttacgaaaaaatatatattttgttgttgttacaatttaatttatgtttcttaaaaattttaagatctttgaatatgtttctttacaataatgtttattttaattaacacctCAATAGTTTTCACggagaaacaaagaaaaaatgagTTTGAGAGAAAAAATTTGGGCCGCcgtgatcaatttttttttaattttcaattttaattgtgttTTCTAGTAAATAAATCTGCCTCTCGTaagaatttgaagatatttttttattaattgtagaaactgtatttttttcaaatttagggtTCCGCcactttgtaaattttgaaaaaaaattttcgtgtagatattttttttcaacatagtgTGAAGATCataattgtaataattgtaaATCCAATGTAAAGGTCACTCAGGCGTCAACAAATAAGATCGTTTACATCCCGAGCGGAACTCTCTCGGGTTTGCTCCCCACCGCCGCTAGCCTAAATCCGGCACAGTCTAAAAGATTCACTGTATTtaagtttgaaatgttgaagttttgtgatattaatttttgcttgagatattttgaagtaaaattcccCGCCAAACTAGTTTTCCTATTTGTGTTTCGTCCACAGTAGTCACAAGTAAATTATTATCTGACTGCTGCATGATCTAAACGTTTGCATCGTTTAAGAACTGTGGCATGATGCCGCGTTCGAATTTTATATGAcgattcaaattatatttaattctataGAATCGCGCACATTTATCGCATCTTTACTGTGTGCTCGGATTTGAGTCCTGAATTCTGTGCTTGTATGGGTCCTGCAGATTCCTCTTAATAGGTAGCATATCTTTTATTATATCTACAATAGACAACGttaacctatattttttaataggtttTCGTGCTTTAATTCATTACGCTGTggatctaaaaatttaacaaaatgtaaatttcaattttttatttgatagtttCAGTTAAGATATTTGAATTACAATAGTCTTACCTAGAATGAGTTCTTCcttgatttccaaattttcaacaatgtcgTATTTGACTAAAGTCTTGGCATCCGAATTGTTTCCAAAAGAAATTTCACTAGTTATACAAGAATATGCctgaatattttgttttcttgttGATTTATTTGACTTACgacaaactctcgctttcagtcaagcgTCGGGggttgttttcaaatattcttggacctctctcgccctactcccctgagaaaatGCGCgagtcagcagttctaggaaggctgagaacggggtgactaaaagcgagagttagGTGTAGCATATCCTCATTTAATAACGTTAAATAAGTGTAGgtataatgaaacaaaaatttctaccgaattttatgaatatatttattgttgaaatacgTAAACTCTTTTTACAAAGATCATATTTTTCAAATCGATCtctttatgttatatttattactCTCTTTAGTctcaatattttcgaaaatataaattactaaATGGCCGGTAAATATATTTGACTTCGAGTGAAACTTCAGTTAAGTATTATGAGAAAAACGATCTCTGAGATAATTACTGAATACCGGCTGCAGAAATGCACATTTATTTACATACTATCATGTAAAATAATATGATCGAATCAGGTTTatgattcgaaaaaataaattttttatgctaATGATTGAAGTTTTGCAAATTGAATAAGTAGCCATGAGCTGTAGCAATATGTCTGGACAAATGAtgtttttgtttcttaataaTAGAGCAGAAGTCGCAAACAAATTGAGACTTGAATGCTGCGTGTTCTAAACGTTTATGTTGATTTAAACTTGATCGTCTGGAGTAACTTCGAAGACATATGTCGCAATAATGCCGCGTTTGCGATGTCTCTAAGTTTGTTTTAAGATGTACAAAATCCACGTGGCGACTCATGTGACTTTTATGTTTAAATTGTTTGCCGCAAAAGTTACATCTGAACTGTGGCATGACGCCacagtcaaattttttatgaCGAGTCAAATTTCTTTTCCTCGTATAGGTTCGCGCACACTTTTCGCATTTGTATTCCGTGTCCGGATTTAAATCCTGAATTTTGTGCTTCTTTGGGCttcgcagtttttttttaacaggtaattttttattaagtttttttcctGTTATTTCTTTCGAAACTTGATCTGAAAAATTAACcgaatttaatttgtatttttttacttcataGTTTCATTTAAGATATGTTTACTACAAATCTAGACATACCTTGGCCGATTTCTTCCTTGATTTCCAAACTTTCGTCATTTTCGTATTTAATTATGCAAGCAAAATTCTCGGCATAATAATTATTGTCACAAGATATATGAGCAGTTGTCCAAG carries:
- the LOC117182862 gene encoding zinc finger protein 254-like: MTKVWKSRKKSAKAYSCITSEISFGNNSDAKTLVKYDIVENLEIKEELILGQKNTRSESKKSTRRRVRWPYSRTTTEFPSDNNWGAKTSVEYDYDETLEIKEEEINPDEEIAQRKGHKVQVASPAPLKEYKCETCARTYKRKESLHRHKKFECNVMPQFIYQQNFMCESKKSAQRRDGGPYYFRTTGISFENNSDVKDLNSLIKYENDETVEIKEEIGQDQESKEATGKKRHEKYELEFCTVQIVEDDVLTVNRKLQAPKKRRILDLKPDKKHKCEKCARSYKNKSHLNRHQKFECGVKPQFTCQFCGKSFKQKSSMSSHVGVVHLKTNLQTNQMRHNCDKCSRSYFSRSSLYEHKRFEHTEMGPHYQESLKRDPKKSKGRQDGGPYSCITTKIPCHNNFNENNENVETKEEVIQDEESTEQMLDINYELKLCAVGTIQHKVQDLKLEKKYKCEKCARSYKWKESLSRHKRYECDVRPQFCYHQHRNWWKKSTGGPYSCTVTKTPSVNKSADKTLIEYDNDETLEIKEEIIHDQETTSQKCNKKYKTKLCTPNVRKTDVSVVKRKLRSQRKPRIQQPKQKPENKYKCDKCARAYQQKQNLTVHQKFECGVMPQFTCQICGKQFKRAFHVRSHINHVHLKKNIKTSQTKHNCDKCSRRYHTSTGLSDHKRVEHATVKPQFTCNICYYKTNRKVCLLRHITSRHTIEFSMHT